Within Actinoplanes sp. L3-i22, the genomic segment GCAACTGCACGACGCAGCTCTACGGCCTGCTGAACAGCCCGGTGCAGATCGAGGCGGTCCGTGAGATGGCGAAGGCCAAGGGCGGTGACGTCCCCGACATCTCTCGTCTCGGGGCTGGCGAATTCTATCTGGCCGCCGAGGGCACGGCGCCGCGCAAGATCAAAACCCCGCTCTCGCTGACCCACCACCCCCGGAGTCCGCTGACGACCGAGGAGGTCCTGACGCGGGCACGCAAGGACTGAGGCCGGATATCGGGGCGGCGACCATACTCGTCCTGATAAATCGGGGCCAGCATTACGGGAAACGCAGGGGTGAAGGATGCCGTGGGCTAGGGGATTGGCGTCGAGTCAATAGCGGGCAGCACGTGTTGACGGCAATTGTTGATTTGTTTAGCGTCTTCAGTGCATCAATTTTCCGCAATGACATCAGCTTCGCTCATTCCGGGGAAAAGCTGAGGACGACGGGACTGTGGCATGCGTGAAGACATCGCTGTGGTGGGGGTGGCCTGCCGCTACCCGCAGGCGCGGAACGCGGCCGAGTTCTGGCGGAATCTGCGGGACGGGCGAAGCGCCATCAGTGCGGTCGGCATTCGGCAGTGGGATTCCGAGACGTATTACTCGGCGGATTCCGGGCCGGGCACGGTCAACAGCAAATGGGTGGGGGCGCTGGCCGACGCCGAATGTTTTGACCATGCGTTCTTCAATGTCTCGCCGCGTGAAGCCGTGGCCATCGATCCGCAGCATCGGCTGTTGCTCGAAGAGGCGTGGCACTGCGTCGAGGACTCCGGTCTGCCGTTGCCGGTGCTGCAAGGGGCGCGCACGTCGGTCAGCGTGGGGTTGTCAACGCATGATCATTTGCTGCGGTCCGTTGCGGACGGTCGGCCGGTGGACGTCTTCGACGGGGTCGGCAACTACGCGAGCATGGCGGCGAACCGGATCTCCTACCTGCTGAACCTGGACGGGCCGAGCCGGACCGTGGACACCGCCTGTTCCTCGTCGCTGGCCGCGCTCGGGCAGGCGCGCGCCGACCTGCTGCACGACGACTGCGAGTTCGCGCTGGTGGGCGGCGTCAACCTGATCAACTCGCCGTGGCGGTATCTGGCCTTCACGCAGTCGCGGATGCTCAGCCCGGACGGGCGGTGCTTCACGTTCGATCATCGCGCGAACGGGTACGTGCCGGGGGAGGGCGTCGGGGTGGTCCTGCTGACCACGGTCTCGACCGCGCGGCGGCTCGGCTGTCACGTCTACGGCGTGATCAAGGCGGTCGCCACCAACCACAACGGGCACAACCGCAGCGTCACCGCGCCGAGCGTGTCCGCGCAGGTGGACCTGATCCGGCGGGCGCTCAGGACGGCCGGGGTCGAACCCGGCCGGGTCGGCTACGTCGAGGCGCACGGCACCGGGACCAGCCTCGGTGATCCGATCGAGGTGCAGGCACTGCACGAGGCGTACGGCGTGGACCGGGACGGTCCGCTGCGGGTCGGGTCGGTCAAGACCGGCATCGGGCACGTCGAGGCCGGCTCCGGGATGGCCGGGCTGATCAAGGTCCTGTTGATGCTCCGGCACCGGACGATCCCGCCGACGCTGAACCGCGAGATCACCAATCCGATCATGCACGGGGCGGCCGAGCACATCGAGTTCCCCGGGACCGCGGTCGACTGGGCCGCGGACGGCTTGCGTACGGCCGGGGTCAGCGCGTTCGGGTTCGGCGGCGCGAACTGTCACGCGGTGCTCGAGGAGTACCGGTCCGAGGTCGCGGTGCCGCCCGCGGCGCCGGTGTTCACGGTCGCGGCCCGGTCCCGGGAGGCGTTGCTGGCGACCCTCGGCCGGTGGGCCGAGCAGCCGCACTCCGCCGCGGAACTGTGCGCGGCCAGCAACCAGCGGGCGCTGAACCTGCCGTACCGCTGGGGGGTTGAAGCTGTTGATCTTCCGGCGGCCCTGGCGCGGGTCCGTGCCGGTGAGGTGATCGAACCGGTCCGCGTCGGAGCATCGAAGCCGGAAGTTGTCGTGCTGCTCACCGATCCGGTGTCCGGTGACGGGTTCACCAGCGCCCTGGGGCGGCTCGAAGCGCTCACCGAGCGTGGGGTCCGGATCGCCGAGATCATCGCGACCGGGCCGGCCGGGAGTGCCGCCGCGCTGGTGCACAGCGGTGCGGTCACGCTGCGGGAGGCGGCGGATGCCCTGCTCGGTGACGGCCGGCTGACGACTCGCGAGCCGGTCGGCTGCGGCGTGTGGGCGGGCGCCGAGCACCTCGTGCCGAACGAGCTGACGGCCGGCTACCTGCGAAAGCTGCTGGACGGGCGGGCGGACACGGTCGAGAGCGTCGGGCGGTATGCCGGTCACGCCGCGACGCTGCTGGACCATCAGCACACGTTCCAGCGGGCGGTCGGGGAGTGGGAGAAGCTGCTGGCCGGCCGGGGGATCGACCTCGACGCCGCGATCCGGCGGTTCGGCGAGCGGGGGACGACGTTCTCGCCCGACGAGCTGGCCGCGATCGCGCTCGTGATCAATGTGGCGCTGGTCCGCATCTACGAGGCGTGGGAGCTGACGCCCGCGCCGTGGCTGCTACCCGGCACTCACGAGCTGGCGATGCTGGTCAGCCGGGGGGTCCTCGATCCGGCCGACGCGGTGGCCGCGCTGTTCGGTGCGGCCGACCTGGCCGGGCTCGCGGCCGGCGCGGCCGAGCATCCGGCGGTCCGCTGCGCGCCGCTCGACGGGCTGCCCGTGCTGCGGGCGGTGTCCCGGGACCGTGCTGACGGCAGGCGGATCCGGCTCGGCGGCGGCGATCCGGCGGAGCTGATGGCCGCCGCGGGACGCCGCCCGGCGGTCGTGGTGCTTCTCGGGGACCCGGCTGAACCCGTACCCGATGATCTGGATGTTCTCCGGTTCGGGGATCTGCCCGGACTGCTGCTGGAGCTCTGGCGGCGCGGGGGCGAACCGGCGTGGGCGAGCCAAGGGTCGCCCGGGCTGCCCGGCCTGCCGGGATACGCGTTCGACCGCCATCCGCACGTCCACGCCGACGCGAAAGCGGAAGAGACCCGGCCGGCCGACGCGAAAGCGGACGAGACCCGGCCGGCGGACGGGCCCGCCGAACTGGAGTCGGTGCTGTGCGGGCTGGTGGCGGCGGCGACCAGGGTGGCGCCCGCGGCGGTCCGGCCGGACACGCCCTTCGCCGACCTGGGCATCGACTCGCTGATCATCCACACGCTCAACGCGCAGCTGCGCACCCGGTTCGGGGAGATCTCGGCCACCCTGTTCTTCGAGTGCCGGGACGTGGCCGCGGTGGCGGCCCGGTTGTCGCGCGACTACGACGTCGAGGCGACCAGAGCCCCGGCGAGTCGCCCGACCGGCCCGCCGGACGAGTCGGGCATCGCGATCATCGGCTTCGACGGGCGGTTCCCGGGCGCGGACACGATCGAGGAGTTCTGGGCGAACCTCCGCGACGGGCGGGACTCGATCACCGAGATCCCGCGGTCGCGCTGGGATCACGATCGATACTTCGACCCGCGTCGCGGCGTACCCGAGAAGGTCTATGCCAAGTGGGGCGGGTTCCTGTCGGACGTGGAGCTCTTCGACGCCGACCACTTCGGGGTGGCGCCGGCCGACGCGATCTTCATGGACCCGCAGGAGCGGCTGTTCCTGGAGTCGGTCCGCGGCTGCCTGGAGGTCGCCGGCTACTCGCGGGAGCGGCTGCGCGAGGTGCACCGCAACGAGGTCGGGGTCTTCGCCGGGGCGACGGTCAACAACTATCAGCTGGTTCAGCACGAGGCCGGTACGGGTGCGCCGATCAACTCGCAGACCTACGCGATCGCCAACCGGGTGTCCTACACCTGGGATCTGCGCGGGCCGAGCCTGACGGTGGACACCGCCTGCTCCTCCGCGCTGTACGCGCTGCACCTGGCCTGCGAGAGCCTGCGCCGCGGGGAGTGCGAGATGGCCGTCGCCGGTGGGGTCAACCTGTCGCTGCACCCGTCGAAGTACCAGATGCTCGCGCACTACCGGTTCCTGTCCTCGGACGGGCGCTGCCGGGCGTTCGGGGCGGGCGGCGACGGCTACGTGCCGGCCGAGACCGTCGGGGCGTTCCTGCTCAAGCCGCTGGCGGCGGCGCGGCGCGACGGCGACCGGGTGTACGCGGTGATCCGCGGCAGCGCGCTCAGCCACGGCGGGCGCACTAACGGCTTCAGCGTGCCCAGCCCGGCCGCGCAGACCGCGGCGATCGACCGGGCGCTGCGGCGGGCCGCGGTGGATCCGGCGACGATCAGCTACGTCGAGGCGCACGGCACCGGCACGCGGCTGGGTGACCCGATCGAGATCGCCGGGCTGCGCGCGGCGTTCGAGCCGCACCTGTCCCGCCGGCAGCAGTGCGCGATCGGGTCGGTCAAGTCGAACATCGGGCACGGTGAGGCGGCCGCCGGGGTGGCCC encodes:
- a CDS encoding beta-ketoacyl synthase N-terminal-like domain-containing protein; translated protein: MREDIAVVGVACRYPQARNAAEFWRNLRDGRSAISAVGIRQWDSETYYSADSGPGTVNSKWVGALADAECFDHAFFNVSPREAVAIDPQHRLLLEEAWHCVEDSGLPLPVLQGARTSVSVGLSTHDHLLRSVADGRPVDVFDGVGNYASMAANRISYLLNLDGPSRTVDTACSSSLAALGQARADLLHDDCEFALVGGVNLINSPWRYLAFTQSRMLSPDGRCFTFDHRANGYVPGEGVGVVLLTTVSTARRLGCHVYGVIKAVATNHNGHNRSVTAPSVSAQVDLIRRALRTAGVEPGRVGYVEAHGTGTSLGDPIEVQALHEAYGVDRDGPLRVGSVKTGIGHVEAGSGMAGLIKVLLMLRHRTIPPTLNREITNPIMHGAAEHIEFPGTAVDWAADGLRTAGVSAFGFGGANCHAVLEEYRSEVAVPPAAPVFTVAARSREALLATLGRWAEQPHSAAELCAASNQRALNLPYRWGVEAVDLPAALARVRAGEVIEPVRVGASKPEVVVLLTDPVSGDGFTSALGRLEALTERGVRIAEIIATGPAGSAAALVHSGAVTLREAADALLGDGRLTTREPVGCGVWAGAEHLVPNELTAGYLRKLLDGRADTVESVGRYAGHAATLLDHQHTFQRAVGEWEKLLAGRGIDLDAAIRRFGERGTTFSPDELAAIALVINVALVRIYEAWELTPAPWLLPGTHELAMLVSRGVLDPADAVAALFGAADLAGLAAGAAEHPAVRCAPLDGLPVLRAVSRDRADGRRIRLGGGDPAELMAAAGRRPAVVVLLGDPAEPVPDDLDVLRFGDLPGLLLELWRRGGEPAWASQGSPGLPGLPGYAFDRHPHVHADAKAEETRPADAKADETRPADGPAELESVLCGLVAAATRVAPAAVRPDTPFADLGIDSLIIHTLNAQLRTRFGEISATLFFECRDVAAVAARLSRDYDVEATRAPASRPTGPPDESGIAIIGFDGRFPGADTIEEFWANLRDGRDSITEIPRSRWDHDRYFDPRRGVPEKVYAKWGGFLSDVELFDADHFGVAPADAIFMDPQERLFLESVRGCLEVAGYSRERLREVHRNEVGVFAGATVNNYQLVQHEAGTGAPINSQTYAIANRVSYTWDLRGPSLTVDTACSSALYALHLACESLRRGECEMAVAGGVNLSLHPSKYQMLAHYRFLSSDGRCRAFGAGGDGYVPAETVGAFLLKPLAAARRDGDRVYAVIRGSALSHGGRTNGFSVPSPAAQTAAIDRALRRAAVDPATISYVEAHGTGTRLGDPIEIAGLRAAFEPHLSRRQQCAIGSVKSNIGHGEAAAGVAQVAKVLLQMQHRALVPSLHAERTNPEIDFAASPVHVQRTFAPWDPVAMGFGEVPRRAGITSIGAGGTNVHLVMEEA